Below is a window of Janthinobacterium lividum DNA.
CAAAAGGTGTTTGTGGGCACGGAGTGGTTCCGCATGGTCATGCTGGACGGCGACTTGCACAGCGCCTTGCTGCGCCAGTTGCTGTTTTCCGGCTCCGTGCTGGCGATCCAGATTCCGCTGGGTATTCTGATTGCCCTGTGCATGCCGGCCGACGGCTGGAAGGCGTCGCTGGCACTGGTGCTGATCGCGCTGCCCTTGCTGATACCCTGGAACGTGGTGGGCACCATCTGGCAAATCTTTGGCCGCGGCGACATTGGCCTGATGGGCTATACCCTGAATCAGCTGGGCTTTGACTACAACTACAACGGCAATTCGCTCGACGCCTGGCTGACGGTGATGGTGATGGATATCTGGCACTGGACGCCTTTGGTTGTGCTGCTGTGCTATGCGGGCTTGCGCGCCATTCCCGACGCGTATTACCAGGCGGCACGCATCGACGGCGCCTCGCGCCTGGCCGTGTTCCGCTACATCCAGCTGCCGAAACTGCGCAATGTGCTGATGATCGCCGTCTTGCTGCGCTTCATGGACAGTTTCATGATCTACACGGAACCGTTCGTGCTGACGGGCGGCGGGCCGGGCAATGCCACCACATTCCTGTCGCAGTACCTGACGCAAAAGGCCGTGGGCCAGTTCGACCTGGGTCCGGCGTCCGCGTTTTCCCTGATTTACTTCCTCATCATCCTGCTGTTCTGCTTTGTGCTGTACACGTGGATGCAGAGAGTCGGCACGGGAGACCAGAAATGATGCACAAGAAAATGAGCAGCGCCATCCTCGCCGTCTTTTTGCTCGCGTCCCTGTTGCCCATCTACTGGATGCTCAACATGTCGCTCAAGACCAACGAGGAAATCGTCGGCGTGCTGAGCCTGTGGCCCCAGCAACTGACGTTCGCCAACTACCACACGATCTTCACGGACCGTTCCTGGTACAGCGGCTACATCAATTCCATGATTTACGTGGCCTTGAACATGGTGATGTCGGTCACCGTTGCCTTGCCGGCCGCATATGCCTTCTCCCGCTACAACTTCGTGGGCGACAAGCATCTGTTCTTCTGGCTGTTGACCAACCGCATGACGCCGCCTGCCGTCTTCCTCGTGCCCTTCTTCCAGCTGTATTCGACGGTGGGCTTGATGGATACGCATTTGGCCGTGGCCTTGGCGCACATGGTCTTCAACGTGCCGCTGGCCGTGTGGATACTGGAAGGTTTCATGTCTGGCGTGCCCAAGGAAATCGACGAGACGGCGTATATCGACGGCTACAGCTTCCCGCGCTTCTTCATCCGCATCTTCTTGCCAATGATCAAGTCAGGCGTGGGCGTGACGGCATTCTTTTGCTTCATGTTCAGCTGGGTGGAGTTGCTGCTGGCGCGCACCTTGACGTCCGTCAATGCCAAGCCGATTGCCGCCACCATGACGCGCACCGTGTCGGCGGCTGGCATGGACTGGGGCGTGCTGGCGGCCGCAGGCGTGCTGACCATCGTGCCCGGCGCGCTGGTGATTTGGTTCGTGCGGCATTACATAGCCAAGGGTTTTGCGATGGGGAGGGTGTGATATGGAAAATACCGATAGCACAGTCAGCCTGTTCGGCTGGATGGCCTGGACGCCGGAAGTGGCCATCTTCTTCATTTGCATCGGCTTGATGCTGGCAGGCATGACGGTGTGGCAAATCCGTTCGCCCAGCATAGCACGCAAGGGCTTTTTGCCCATGCCGACGACGCGCGGCGACCGCCTGTTCATCGGCTTGCTCACGGCCGCATATGTCAATCTGGCGTGGGCGGGGTTCACGGAAATGCAGCAGGCGATTGGTGCTGCCATCAGTTTTGTGTTGTTACTGCTAGTGATGCGTTGGGGATAACCGGCTTGCCGGTGTTGATGGAGGCCGGACCGTCAGCAGGCGGCCGGCAATAAAATAAAAGGAGATTCACGATGAAATTGAAGTTCACGGTCTTCGCGGCTGCGGCCATGCTCGTGTCGAATGCGGCCCTGGCGGACGCCAAGCAGGCGCAAACCTGGATCGACAAGGAATTCCAGCCATCCAGCCTGAGCAAGCAGCAACAGCTTGCTGAAATGAAATGGTTCATCGATGCGGCGGCCAAGCTGAAAGCCAAGGGCATCAAGGAAATTTCCGTGGTCTCGGAAACCATCGACACCCACGTCTACGAATCGAAGACCCTGGCCAAGGCCTTCGAGGAAATCACGGGTATCAAGGTGCGCCACGACATCATCCAGGAAGGCGACGTGGTGGAAAAGCTGCAGACCTCCATGCAGTCCGGCAAGAGCATCTATGACGGCTGGATTTCCGATTCCGACCTGATCGGCACGCACTACCGCTATGGCGCCGTGGAACCGCTGTCCGACTACATGGCTGCCAAGGGCAAGGAATTTACCAATCCCGGCCTGGACCTGAAAGATTTCATAGGCATCAGCTTTACCACGGCGCCCGATGGCAAGGTGTATCAGCTGCCCGACCAGCAGTTTGCCAACCTGTACTGGTTCCGCGCCGACTGGTTCGCGCGCAAGGATTTGCAAGCCAAGTTCAAGGCCAAGTACGGCTACGAGCTGGGCGTGCCGCAGAACTGGTCCGCCTATGAAGACATCGCCGATTTCTTCACGAATGACGTGAAGGAACTGGATGGCAAGAAAGTCTATGGTCACATGGATTATGGCAAGAAAGATCCGTCCCTGGGCTGGCGCTTCACCGATGCGTGGCTGTCGATGGCTGGTGCGGCCGACAAGGGCATTCCGAACGGCATGCCCGTCGATGAGTGGGGCATCAAAGTGGCGGCCGACAAGTGCACGCCCGTGGGCGCCTCGATGTCGCGCGGCGGCGCCACCAATTCACCGGCGGCCGTCTTTGCGCTGACGAAATATATCGACTGGATGAAGAAATACGCGCCGCCGCAAGCGAACGGCATGAATTTCTCGGAATCGGGCCCCGTGCCGGCGCAGGGTGAAATCGCCCAGCAAATCTTCTGGTACACGGCGTTTACGGCCGGCATGACGAAACCGGGATTGCCTGTGGTCAACAAGGACGGCACGCCGAAATGGCGCATGGCGCCATCGCCGCACGGCCCTTACTGGAAAGAGGGCATGCAGAACGGCTACCAGGACGTTGGTTCCTGGTTCCTGTTTAAGTCCACGCCGGATGACCGCAAGGCCGCCGCCTGGCTGTACGCGCAATTCGTCACGTCGAAAACCGTGTCGCTGAAGAAATCGATTGTCGGCCTGACCTTCATCCGCGATTCCGACATCCGCCACGATTATTTTACGAAACACGCGAACGAGTATGGCGGCTTGATCGAGTTCTACCGCAGCCCCGCCCGCGTGGCGTGGACGCCGACGGGCAACAATGTGCCCGACT
It encodes the following:
- a CDS encoding DUF2160 domain-containing protein — protein: MFGWMAWTPEVAIFFICIGLMLAGMTVWQIRSPSIARKGFLPMPTTRGDRLFIGLLTAAYVNLAWAGFTEMQQAIGAAISFVLLLLVMRWG
- a CDS encoding sugar ABC transporter permease, with the protein product MIHNGKTDNNRRAWLLILPVLLCVAFSAILPLMTVVNYSVQDILSPTQKVFVGTEWFRMVMLDGDLHSALLRQLLFSGSVLAIQIPLGILIALCMPADGWKASLALVLIALPLLIPWNVVGTIWQIFGRGDIGLMGYTLNQLGFDYNYNGNSLDAWLTVMVMDIWHWTPLVVLLCYAGLRAIPDAYYQAARIDGASRLAVFRYIQLPKLRNVLMIAVLLRFMDSFMIYTEPFVLTGGGPGNATTFLSQYLTQKAVGQFDLGPASAFSLIYFLIILLFCFVLYTWMQRVGTGDQK
- a CDS encoding carbohydrate ABC transporter permease, coding for MHKKMSSAILAVFLLASLLPIYWMLNMSLKTNEEIVGVLSLWPQQLTFANYHTIFTDRSWYSGYINSMIYVALNMVMSVTVALPAAYAFSRYNFVGDKHLFFWLLTNRMTPPAVFLVPFFQLYSTVGLMDTHLAVALAHMVFNVPLAVWILEGFMSGVPKEIDETAYIDGYSFPRFFIRIFLPMIKSGVGVTAFFCFMFSWVELLLARTLTSVNAKPIAATMTRTVSAAGMDWGVLAAAGVLTIVPGALVIWFVRHYIAKGFAMGRV
- a CDS encoding extracellular solute-binding protein, translating into MKLKFTVFAAAAMLVSNAALADAKQAQTWIDKEFQPSSLSKQQQLAEMKWFIDAAAKLKAKGIKEISVVSETIDTHVYESKTLAKAFEEITGIKVRHDIIQEGDVVEKLQTSMQSGKSIYDGWISDSDLIGTHYRYGAVEPLSDYMAAKGKEFTNPGLDLKDFIGISFTTAPDGKVYQLPDQQFANLYWFRADWFARKDLQAKFKAKYGYELGVPQNWSAYEDIADFFTNDVKELDGKKVYGHMDYGKKDPSLGWRFTDAWLSMAGAADKGIPNGMPVDEWGIKVAADKCTPVGASMSRGGATNSPAAVFALTKYIDWMKKYAPPQANGMNFSESGPVPAQGEIAQQIFWYTAFTAGMTKPGLPVVNKDGTPKWRMAPSPHGPYWKEGMQNGYQDVGSWFLFKSTPDDRKAAAWLYAQFVTSKTVSLKKSIVGLTFIRDSDIRHDYFTKHANEYGGLIEFYRSPARVAWTPTGNNVPDYPKLAQLWWKNVATAITAEKTPQAAMDNLAEEMDQVMARLQRAGMKACAPKLNPKVDPNQYLSDQHAPWKKLANEKPKGETIAYDKLLQAWKEGKVR